In Ruminiclostridium josui JCM 17888, the genomic window TTGCAAGATATCTGGGACCTGCACAGATTGCAGCAACGAGTTTCCCACTTGTATAAAAATCTCTTATCAAATCAAGGATTTTGGTTTTGACAACTGGATTCCAACCTCCGGGAATCAAAAATCCTTCATAATCATCTACTTTTGCTTCGGCAACAGTAACTACTGGCGTAAACAACAAGCCGCCTTTACTCTTAATAGTATTTTTTTCATATGCGCATGGAACTATTTCTTTTGATAATTCATGTCCTAACAAATGCGTAGCATATGAAATTTCAAAATCTGCCATATCGTTATACATAAATACTAATATTTTACCCATGTCTATACCTCCTTATTTTGTTAACTCTTCGAGCTTGAGCAAATATTTTAAAGCATATTCTCTGGATTCACCGCACATTTCTCTTGAAGGCTTCAGGCTTGAACACACCTGAGGCCTTTCCGGTAACCCGAAAATTCTACAGCTATTATCACTATTCAACTGGGCACATCTTACCCCAGCAGGCTTACCTTTTGGCATACCGGGTATAGGTGATGATATTGAAGGAGCTATACAGCAAGCCCCACAATATTTTCTACATTCCATTTTCAATCTCTTTTCTTAAACTTTAACCTGTTTACCATGTGTTATAGGGATTATTAACCAGGTTTGAGTTATAGTATCTGACATCAGAAGTTATTTCTTTTCCAAGCCAGTCTGGTTTTTCAAAACTATCCTTTTCATTATTTAGTTCGATTTCCGCTACTACAAGACCTTTATTAGCCCCAAGAAACTCATCTACAATCCATTCATGCCCTTTATATACCAAAAAATGTCTTACCTTTTCTATTATAGGCTGTAAACATAAATTATCAAGCATATTATCGGCATCGTCAGTTGGAATACAGTACTCATATTCTAATCTGGTGCAGTGATTTGTTTTTCCTTTTACCGTTATATATCCTTTATCGTCATATCTTCTTACCCGTACAGTTCTCCCAATAGACGTACTCAAATACCCCTGTCTGAATAAAACCGGCTTTGCACAAGCCTTATAGTCATCACTTTTTACAAGAAACTTCTTTTCAATTTCTATTGACATATAAGCTACTTCTCCTTTAAGCTACAAATAATTATAATAATCGAGCTCAACTTTTTCAATAGTTTCCAAAGTACTTTTAAAACATACACTTAATTTCTATTGCAAAATTTCTTATATTACAGGCGCACGCAAGAAAGAGTCCGGTATATACCGGACTCTTTCTTATTCTAATAACTTTTTTACTATTTGGTTAACTAATTTACCGTCAGCCTTGCCTCTGGTTTTAGGCATTACTGCCTGCATTACCTTTCCGATTTCCTTAGCTGAAGTAGCTCCGGTAGAAGAAATAGCTTCTTTTACAATTTCCTCTATCTCGCCTTCACTCAACTGCTGTGGTAAATATTTTTTCAAAACTTCAATTTCTGCCTTAAGATTATCTATAAGATCCTGTCTGTTACTTTTTTCAAAGTCAGGCAAAGTATCCATTCTCTTTTTTACTTCTTTTGTAATAATCTCAACTATACCATCATCGTCAAGGGTAACCTTAGTGTCCTTTTCAACCTGAAGCACTGCTGACCTTGCCATCTGGATAGCTGTCTTTGCGACATCATTACCATCCTTCATAGCATTCTTTAAGTCTTGAACAAGCAATTCTTTTAGTGACATAATAAATATCTCCTATAGTCTTACTATTGTCACAAGATAAATTATTTAAATTTTCTTTTTCTTGCTGCTTCAGATTTCTTTTTTCTCTTTACGCTAGGCTTCTCATAATGTTCTCTCTTTCTAACCTCAGCTAAAACACCTGATTTTGCACAAGATCTTTTAAACCTTTTGAGAGCACTATCCAAAGACTCATTCTCTTTAACTCTTACTTCAGACACACACTTCCCTCCCTCCGATGGTAACAATTGTGCCGGGAAATAAGCCGTAGTACCTTATCACATACTGTAGGGAATTAAGCTAAATACAGCACACACTATATTATATATTAATTTTCAAAAAAGTGTCAATATATATTTAATAAAAGATACAAATAAAACGACTTATTTACTAAACATAATTCTACAGTATTTTGGAGCCCATTGAGGTTCCGCCTACCAAATGATAATGCAAATGGAAAACAGTTTGTCCTGCAGCTTCTCCGCAGTTATTAATCAATCTGTATCCGCTCTCGGAAATACCGAGTTCTTTTGCAATTTCATTTGCAGCTAGATGAATATCTTTCATAACATCAACATTTTCTGGATTAAGTTCGTTATGTGAAGAAATATGC contains:
- a CDS encoding GatB/YqeY domain-containing protein; the protein is MSLKELLVQDLKNAMKDGNDVAKTAIQMARSAVLQVEKDTKVTLDDDGIVEIITKEVKKRMDTLPDFEKSNRQDLIDNLKAEIEVLKKYLPQQLSEGEIEEIVKEAISSTGATSAKEIGKVMQAVMPKTRGKADGKLVNQIVKKLLE
- a CDS encoding DJ-1/PfpI family protein, which encodes MGKILVFMYNDMADFEISYATHLLGHELSKEIVPCAYEKNTIKSKGGLLFTPVVTVAEAKVDDYEGFLIPGGWNPVVKTKILDLIRDFYTSGKLVAAICAGPRYLAKAGILDEVKYTTSIVEWTQARREAFNNEDDPFPRQNFIDTRVVRDKNVITSKGISFVDFSIEIADYFGMFKNPDDKKAFFDMISGK
- a CDS encoding YkgJ family cysteine cluster protein, producing MECRKYCGACCIAPSISSPIPGMPKGKPAGVRCAQLNSDNSCRIFGLPERPQVCSSLKPSREMCGESREYALKYLLKLEELTK
- a CDS encoding CYTH domain-containing protein — its product is MSIEIEKKFLVKSDDYKACAKPVLFRQGYLSTSIGRTVRVRRYDDKGYITVKGKTNHCTRLEYEYCIPTDDADNMLDNLCLQPIIEKVRHFLVYKGHEWIVDEFLGANKGLVVAEIELNNEKDSFEKPDWLGKEITSDVRYYNSNLVNNPYNTW
- the rpsU gene encoding 30S ribosomal protein S21, giving the protein MSEVRVKENESLDSALKRFKRSCAKSGVLAEVRKREHYEKPSVKRKKKSEAARKRKFK
- a CDS encoding histidine triad nucleotide-binding protein, whose amino-acid sequence is MSDCIFCKIIKGEIPSKKVYETEKVYAFYDIKPEAPIHVLIVPKVHISSHNELNPENVDVMKDIHLAANEIAKELGISESGYRLINNCGEAAGQTVFHLHYHLVGGTSMGSKIL